The Mycolicibacterium lutetiense genome window below encodes:
- a CDS encoding cystathionine gamma-synthase: MSEQRRWHGLATKAIHAGYRPDPGTGAVNTPIYASSTFAQDGVGGLRGGFEYARTGNPTRQALESALAAVEEAAYGRAFSSGMAATDCALRAVLRPGDHVVIPDDAYGGTFRLIDKVFSQWGITHTPVPLSDLDAVRSALTPRTRLIWVETPTNPLLSVADIPGIVQIASASGVKVLVDNTFASPALQQPLLLGADIVLHSTTKYIGGHSDVVGGALLTNDEELDAAFAFLQNGAGAVPGPFDAYLTMRGLKTLVLRMRQHSENAALIAEFLDGHPAVETVLYPGLASHPNHDVAARQMSGFGGMVSLQLRGGPRAARELCSRTELFILAESLGGVESLIEYPGAMTHASTAGSQLEVPDNLVRLSVGIEHAADLLADLEQALGK; this comes from the coding sequence ATGAGTGAACAGCGCAGGTGGCACGGTCTGGCCACAAAAGCCATCCACGCCGGTTACCGACCCGACCCGGGCACCGGAGCCGTCAACACCCCGATCTACGCCAGCTCGACCTTCGCCCAGGACGGCGTCGGCGGATTGCGTGGCGGATTCGAGTACGCCCGTACCGGGAATCCCACCCGGCAGGCGCTGGAATCAGCGCTGGCCGCGGTCGAGGAAGCCGCCTACGGGCGCGCCTTCAGCTCGGGCATGGCCGCCACCGACTGTGCCCTGCGCGCGGTGTTGCGGCCCGGCGACCACGTGGTGATTCCCGATGACGCCTACGGCGGTACGTTCCGGCTCATCGACAAGGTGTTCTCGCAGTGGGGGATCACCCATACCCCGGTCCCGCTGAGCGACCTGGACGCGGTGCGTTCGGCGCTCACCCCGCGGACCCGGTTGATCTGGGTGGAGACGCCCACCAACCCGCTGCTGAGCGTGGCGGACATTCCCGGGATCGTCCAGATAGCGTCGGCCTCGGGCGTCAAGGTGCTGGTGGACAACACGTTTGCCTCACCGGCGCTGCAGCAGCCGCTGCTGCTGGGTGCCGACATCGTGCTGCACTCGACCACCAAGTACATCGGTGGGCACTCGGATGTGGTGGGCGGTGCGCTGCTGACCAACGACGAGGAACTCGACGCGGCATTCGCCTTCCTGCAGAACGGCGCCGGAGCCGTACCGGGACCGTTCGACGCGTACCTGACCATGCGTGGGCTCAAGACGTTGGTGCTGCGGATGCGCCAGCACAGCGAAAACGCCGCGCTGATAGCCGAATTCCTCGACGGCCACCCCGCCGTCGAGACCGTGCTCTATCCCGGTCTGGCCAGTCACCCCAACCACGATGTGGCGGCGCGGCAGATGTCCGGTTTCGGCGGCATGGTGAGCCTGCAACTACGTGGTGGACCCCGGGCGGCGCGTGAGTTGTGCTCGCGCACTGAGCTTTTCATTCTCGCCGAGTCGCTCGGCGGGGTGGAGTCGTTGATCGAGTACCCGGGTGCGATGACGCATGCGTCGACCGCGGGTTCGCAACTGGAGGTGCCCGACAACCTGGTGCGCCTGTCGGTAGGCATCGAACATGCTGCCGACCTGCTGGCCGACCTGGAGCAGGCGCTCGGGAAGTAG
- a CDS encoding GOLPH3/VPS74 family protein: MAQIAEDLFLLLLDNAAAQPGLDRHRREKVLSAAVLLDLAYACRVRPAMAGEPIEAGRLIALAGNWPADPIGDPAFELLQRRPISAEAALNKLSKHTQLNLEQHLERVGEIRRVRMPGKGFPGKPVYCWPLTNRDRVSRARAALMATLFDGHNPVPAIAAIICLLHAVDGLGAILSLNDRGWRWVHARSTEIATGIWVEETASALPEMNLAVTTSALRPALMA; the protein is encoded by the coding sequence ATGGCGCAAATCGCCGAAGACCTGTTTTTGCTGTTGCTGGACAACGCAGCCGCGCAGCCCGGGCTTGACCGCCATCGCAGGGAGAAAGTACTCAGCGCCGCAGTACTGCTGGACCTGGCGTACGCCTGCCGGGTCCGCCCTGCCATGGCAGGCGAACCGATCGAGGCCGGCCGGTTGATCGCACTGGCCGGCAATTGGCCCGCCGATCCGATCGGAGACCCGGCGTTCGAACTACTGCAACGCCGGCCGATTTCGGCCGAGGCCGCGCTGAACAAGCTGAGCAAGCACACCCAGCTCAACCTTGAGCAGCATCTCGAACGCGTCGGTGAGATCCGTCGGGTCCGCATGCCCGGCAAAGGGTTTCCGGGCAAGCCGGTCTACTGCTGGCCGCTGACCAACCGGGACCGGGTCAGCCGGGCGCGGGCGGCCCTGATGGCCACCCTGTTCGACGGCCACAATCCGGTGCCGGCCATCGCCGCGATCATCTGCCTGCTGCATGCGGTCGACGGACTCGGCGCGATCCTGAGCCTCAACGACCGGGGCTGGCGCTGGGTACATGCGCGGTCCACCGAAATCGCCACCGGCATCTGGGTGGAAGAGACCGCGTCGGCACTGCCCGAGATGAATCTGGCAGTGACGACGTCGGCGCTGCGTCCGGCCCTGATGGCCTGA
- the greA gene encoding transcription elongation factor GreA, protein MTDTQVTWLTQDAFDRLKVELDQLIANRPVIAAEINDRREEGDLRENGGYHAAREEQGQQEARIRQLQELLNNAKVGEAPKQSGVALPGSVVKVYYDDDKKDTETFLIATRQEGISVGKLEVYSPNSPLGSALIDAKVGESRTYTVPNGNTVKVTLVSAEPYHD, encoded by the coding sequence ATGACCGATACTCAGGTCACCTGGCTCACTCAGGATGCATTCGACCGGTTGAAGGTGGAGCTGGATCAGCTGATCGCCAACCGGCCGGTGATCGCCGCCGAGATCAACGACCGTCGCGAAGAGGGCGACCTGCGCGAGAACGGTGGCTACCACGCCGCCCGCGAGGAGCAGGGCCAGCAGGAGGCCCGCATCCGCCAGCTGCAGGAGCTCCTGAACAACGCCAAGGTCGGTGAGGCACCCAAGCAGTCCGGTGTCGCGCTGCCCGGTTCGGTCGTCAAGGTGTACTACGACGACGACAAGAAGGACACCGAGACGTTCCTGATCGCCACCCGCCAGGAGGGCATCAGCGTCGGCAAGCTCGAGGTGTACTCCCCCAACTCACCGCTGGGCAGTGCACTGATCGACGCCAAGGTCGGCGAGTCGCGCACCTACACCGTGCCGAACGGCAACACCGTCAAGGTCACCCTGGTCAGCGCCGAGCCCTATCACGACTGA
- a CDS encoding DUF4307 domain-containing protein has protein sequence MIERPAARYGSRQLSRRTRRWITFALVGLVVTAGVILAVVAFQRLGTGEVKGELSAYKLVDNQTVSVTIGVTRPDPSIPVVCIVRARSIDGSETGRREILVGPSDQMVVQVTADVKSSQRPVIGDVYGCGTDVPSYLVAP, from the coding sequence ATGATCGAACGCCCCGCCGCCCGCTACGGATCCCGCCAATTGTCCCGCCGGACCCGGCGGTGGATCACGTTCGCACTGGTAGGCCTCGTGGTGACGGCGGGTGTGATCCTTGCGGTCGTGGCGTTCCAACGGTTGGGCACCGGCGAGGTCAAAGGCGAGCTCTCGGCCTACAAACTGGTCGACAACCAGACGGTGTCGGTGACAATCGGGGTGACCCGTCCCGATCCATCGATACCGGTGGTGTGCATCGTCCGGGCGCGCTCGATCGACGGAAGCGAGACCGGCAGGCGCGAGATCCTGGTCGGCCCGTCCGATCAAATGGTGGTGCAGGTGACCGCGGACGTGAAATCCAGCCAACGCCCCGTGATCGGCGATGTCTACGGTTGCGGGACGGATGTGCCGTCCTACCTGGTAGCGCCCTGA
- the mca gene encoding mycothiol conjugate amidase Mca produces MSELRLMAVHAHPDDESSKGAATTARYAAEGVRVMVVTLTGGERGDILNPAMDLPEVHGRITEVRRDEMAKAAEILGVEHRWLGFVDSGLPEGDPMPPLPDDCFACVPLAEPVSRLVQVIREFQPHVLTTYDENGGYPHPDHIRCHEVSVAAYEAAADHRLYPEVGAPWNVSKLYYNHGFLRERMQLLQDEFAKNGRLGPFGKWLEHWDPDHDPFAKRVTTRVECSKYFSQRDDALRAHATQIDPKGDFFHAPIEWQQRLWPTEEFELARSRVPVNLPEDDLFTGIEK; encoded by the coding sequence ATGAGTGAACTGCGGTTGATGGCGGTGCATGCCCACCCGGACGACGAGTCCAGCAAGGGTGCGGCTACCACCGCGCGCTATGCGGCTGAAGGTGTGCGCGTCATGGTCGTGACGCTCACCGGTGGCGAGCGCGGCGACATTCTCAATCCGGCAATGGACCTCCCCGAGGTACACGGCCGGATCACCGAGGTGCGCCGCGACGAGATGGCCAAGGCCGCCGAGATCCTCGGCGTCGAACATCGCTGGCTGGGATTCGTCGACTCGGGCCTGCCCGAGGGCGACCCGATGCCCCCGCTGCCGGACGACTGCTTCGCCTGTGTGCCGCTGGCCGAGCCGGTCAGCCGCCTGGTCCAGGTGATCCGGGAGTTCCAGCCGCACGTGCTGACCACCTACGACGAGAACGGTGGCTACCCCCACCCCGACCACATCCGCTGCCATGAAGTCTCGGTCGCGGCCTATGAGGCAGCCGCCGACCACCGGCTGTACCCCGAGGTCGGGGCGCCGTGGAACGTCTCGAAGCTGTACTACAACCACGGCTTCCTCCGTGAGCGCATGCAACTGCTGCAGGACGAGTTCGCCAAGAATGGTCGGCTGGGCCCCTTCGGTAAATGGCTGGAACACTGGGACCCGGACCACGACCCGTTCGCCAAGCGGGTCACCACCCGTGTTGAATGCTCGAAGTACTTCAGTCAGCGTGACGATGCGCTGCGCGCACATGCGACGCAGATCGACCCGAAAGGCGATTTCTTTCATGCGCCGATCGAGTGGCAGCAGCGGCTCTGGCCGACTGAAGAGTTCGAGTTGGCGCGGTCGCGTGTGCCGGTGAACCTGCCGGAAGACGACCTGTTCACCGGGATTGAGAAATGA
- a CDS encoding thioredoxin domain-containing protein — protein MSPVAGNTLGGSTSPYLRQHADNPVHWREWTPEALAEAASRDVPILLSIGYAACHWCHVMAHESFEDADVAAVLNDGFVCIKVDREERPDLDAVYMNATVALTGQGGWPMTCFLTPAGRPFFCGTYYPKLGFLQLLDAVGETWRDRRDEVERASDQIANELRSLSAGLPGGGEPLRHELCDHAVAAVLNEEDMAYGGFGGAPKFPPSALLEGLLRHHERTGSAAALAAVERTCVAMARGGIYDQLAGGFARYSVDPHWVVPHFEKMLYDNALLLRAYAHLARRTGDPLARRVTAETAAFIMSDLGADAMFTSSLDADAGGREGLTYVWTPAELRSVLGEDDGAWAASLFGVTARGTFEHGASVLQLHRDPDDDARFASVRAALSAARARRPQPARDDKVVSAWNGLAITALAEASVALDQPVLLSAAVECARHLLDLHVVDGRLRRASLGGRVGASAAILEDYAALATALLTLYQLIGFGLEEAVGLLDVALEHFADPDQPGRWFDTADDAEQLMVRPADPIDGATPSGAALVAEALQAAGYLTGSQRYVDAAQATLSSATPILARAARSGGHWLAVAEAQVRGPIQIAVAGDPSSPLLDAARRLAPGGALVIGGAPGSTDSSPLLQGRDRVDGADAAYVCRGTVCDLPVTTVGDLAVSLGGQPRDCGSGGV, from the coding sequence GTGAGCCCGGTAGCGGGTAACACGCTCGGCGGGTCCACCAGCCCGTACCTGCGCCAGCACGCCGACAACCCGGTGCACTGGCGCGAATGGACGCCCGAGGCGCTCGCTGAAGCTGCCTCCCGGGACGTCCCCATCCTGCTGTCCATCGGATATGCGGCGTGCCACTGGTGTCACGTGATGGCGCACGAATCGTTCGAAGATGCCGACGTGGCCGCGGTGCTCAACGACGGATTCGTCTGCATCAAGGTCGACCGCGAGGAGCGACCGGATCTGGACGCGGTCTATATGAACGCCACCGTCGCGCTCACCGGGCAGGGCGGCTGGCCCATGACCTGCTTCCTGACCCCGGCCGGTCGGCCGTTCTTCTGCGGCACCTACTACCCGAAGCTCGGGTTCCTGCAACTGTTGGACGCGGTCGGCGAAACGTGGCGGGACCGGCGAGACGAGGTCGAGCGGGCCTCCGATCAGATCGCCAACGAGCTGCGCTCGCTGTCCGCCGGGCTGCCCGGCGGCGGGGAGCCGCTACGGCACGAGTTGTGCGATCACGCAGTGGCCGCCGTACTGAACGAAGAAGATATGGCGTACGGCGGCTTTGGCGGTGCGCCCAAATTCCCGCCCTCGGCATTGTTGGAAGGGCTGCTGCGCCACCACGAACGCACGGGTTCGGCAGCGGCCTTGGCGGCTGTCGAGCGTACGTGTGTCGCGATGGCCCGCGGAGGCATCTACGACCAGTTGGCCGGGGGCTTCGCTCGTTACAGCGTCGACCCGCACTGGGTGGTGCCGCACTTCGAGAAGATGCTCTACGACAACGCGCTGCTGTTGCGGGCGTACGCGCACCTGGCGCGGCGTACCGGGGATCCGTTGGCGCGCAGGGTAACTGCGGAGACGGCCGCGTTCATCATGTCGGATCTGGGTGCGGATGCCATGTTCACCTCCTCGCTGGATGCCGACGCCGGTGGGCGCGAAGGGCTGACCTACGTGTGGACGCCGGCTGAGCTGCGCTCCGTTCTGGGTGAGGACGACGGGGCTTGGGCGGCTTCGCTTTTCGGTGTCACCGCACGCGGCACGTTCGAACACGGCGCTTCGGTGCTGCAACTGCACCGCGATCCCGACGATGATGCGCGGTTCGCATCGGTGCGTGCGGCATTGTCGGCGGCTCGCGCCCGGCGGCCCCAGCCGGCCCGCGACGACAAGGTGGTGTCCGCCTGGAACGGCCTGGCCATCACCGCGCTGGCCGAAGCCTCTGTGGCACTCGATCAGCCCGTATTGCTTTCTGCGGCAGTGGAATGCGCGCGCCATCTGCTGGACCTACACGTGGTGGATGGTCGGTTGCGCCGGGCCAGCCTGGGCGGCAGGGTCGGCGCGAGCGCGGCGATTCTGGAGGACTACGCGGCGCTGGCCACCGCACTGCTGACGCTGTACCAGCTCATCGGGTTCGGGCTGGAAGAGGCCGTTGGCCTGCTGGATGTCGCACTCGAACATTTCGCCGATCCCGATCAGCCGGGCCGTTGGTTCGACACCGCCGACGACGCCGAGCAGTTGATGGTGCGTCCCGCGGACCCGATCGACGGTGCGACACCGTCGGGCGCCGCGCTGGTCGCCGAGGCACTGCAGGCGGCGGGTTACCTGACCGGCTCGCAGCGTTATGTGGATGCGGCACAGGCGACTTTGTCGTCGGCCACACCGATCCTGGCCCGCGCGGCGCGCTCCGGCGGGCACTGGCTGGCGGTGGCCGAGGCGCAGGTGCGCGGGCCGATCCAGATCGCGGTGGCCGGCGATCCGTCGTCGCCGCTGTTGGATGCCGCGCGTCGGTTGGCGCCCGGTGGGGCGCTGGTGATCGGCGGCGCCCCAGGTTCCACCGACTCCTCGCCGTTGCTTCAGGGACGCGACCGGGTGGACGGCGCCGACGCCGCCTACGTGTGCCGCGGGACGGTGTGCGATCTGCCGGTCACGACGGTCGGGGATCTCGCCGTCTCGCTGGGCGGCCAACCGCGGGACTGCGGAAGTGGCGGCGTGTAG
- a CDS encoding nuclear transport factor 2 family protein, with protein sequence MSHDAATLESFVKRYLDTVAGGSAAAVAALYTDDATLEDPVGSGEVHIGRQAIEGFYKNMEAAGSIGTELLQFRPGGHEAAFLFAITIAGAMRIEPMEVMTFDADGQITTMKAYWSAADITQL encoded by the coding sequence ATGAGCCACGATGCCGCAACCCTGGAGTCCTTCGTCAAGCGCTATCTCGACACCGTCGCCGGCGGTTCCGCTGCCGCGGTCGCCGCGCTGTACACCGATGACGCGACGCTGGAGGATCCGGTGGGTAGCGGCGAGGTTCACATCGGACGCCAGGCGATCGAAGGCTTCTACAAGAACATGGAGGCAGCCGGCAGCATCGGCACCGAGCTGCTGCAGTTCCGTCCGGGCGGACACGAGGCGGCGTTCCTGTTCGCGATCACCATCGCCGGCGCGATGCGCATCGAGCCCATGGAGGTCATGACCTTCGACGCTGACGGGCAGATCACCACGATGAAGGCCTACTGGTCGGCCGCCGACATCACCCAGCTGTAG
- the trhA gene encoding PAQR family membrane homeostasis protein TrhA: MSSPTGSTKPYRSAAARSRPAEDLPEAVAEGVAQFLGKPRARGWIHVYSAIVAFIAGAALVSVSWSVESTRAGLSTLLYTFTIVAMFTVSGTYHRVNWKSANARKWMKRLDHSMIFIFIAGSYTPFALLALPESKGMVLFWIVWGGAIAGVLLKMFWPSAPRWLGVPLYILLGWVAAWFIGPIMHGAGVAAVVLLIVGGALYSIGGVLYALKWPNPWPTTFGHHEFFHACTAVAAICHYIAMWFAVF; the protein is encoded by the coding sequence ATGTCTTCGCCTACGGGTAGCACCAAGCCCTACCGTTCAGCGGCCGCACGGAGTCGGCCCGCAGAAGATCTGCCGGAGGCTGTCGCCGAAGGTGTCGCCCAGTTCCTGGGCAAGCCCCGCGCGCGGGGCTGGATCCACGTGTACTCGGCCATCGTCGCATTCATCGCCGGGGCAGCCCTGGTGTCGGTGTCATGGTCGGTGGAGTCCACCCGTGCGGGCCTGTCGACCCTGCTCTACACCTTCACGATCGTGGCGATGTTCACCGTCAGCGGCACCTATCACCGGGTGAACTGGAAATCGGCGAACGCCCGCAAGTGGATGAAGCGCCTCGACCACTCGATGATCTTCATCTTCATCGCCGGCAGCTACACCCCGTTCGCACTGCTGGCCCTGCCCGAATCCAAAGGGATGGTGCTGTTCTGGATCGTCTGGGGTGGTGCGATCGCGGGTGTGCTGCTCAAGATGTTCTGGCCGTCAGCACCACGCTGGCTCGGCGTCCCGCTCTACATCCTGCTGGGCTGGGTGGCGGCCTGGTTCATCGGGCCGATCATGCACGGGGCCGGTGTGGCCGCGGTTGTGCTGTTGATCGTCGGCGGCGCGCTCTACAGCATCGGCGGCGTGCTCTACGCGCTCAAATGGCCCAACCCGTGGCCGACCACATTCGGCCATCACGAGTTCTTCCACGCCTGCACGGCGGTAGCGGCGATCTGCCACTACATCGCCATGTGGTTCGCAGTCTTCTGA
- a CDS encoding (2Z,6E)-farnesyl diphosphate synthase — MDIIPPRLKEPAYRLYEMRLRQELAQSRSELPRHIAVLCDGNRRWARDAGYDDVSIGYRMGAAKIAEMLRWCQAAGIEMTTVYLLSTENLQRDPEELSALIEIITDVVEEICAPSNTWSVRTVGDLGLLGDETARRLRDAVESTTPANAATFHVNVAVAYGGRQEIVDAVRALLSKQLADGATAEQLVEAVTVEGISENLYTSGQPDPDLVIRTSGEQRLSGFLLWQSAYSEMWFTEAHWPAFRRVDFLRALRDYTARHRRFGK, encoded by the coding sequence GTGGACATCATTCCCCCGCGGCTCAAGGAACCGGCCTATCGGCTCTACGAGATGCGGTTGCGTCAGGAACTGGCGCAGTCCAGATCCGAACTGCCCCGCCATATCGCGGTGCTGTGCGACGGGAACCGCCGCTGGGCACGTGACGCAGGTTACGACGATGTCAGCATCGGCTACCGGATGGGCGCGGCCAAGATCGCCGAGATGCTGCGCTGGTGTCAGGCCGCAGGCATCGAGATGACGACCGTCTACCTGCTCTCGACCGAGAACCTGCAGCGCGACCCCGAAGAACTATCCGCCCTGATCGAGATCATCACCGACGTGGTGGAGGAGATCTGCGCCCCGTCGAACACGTGGAGTGTGCGCACCGTCGGTGACCTGGGGTTGTTGGGGGATGAGACGGCCCGGCGGTTGCGTGACGCGGTGGAGAGCACGACGCCGGCGAATGCCGCCACTTTTCATGTGAACGTCGCCGTCGCGTACGGCGGACGTCAGGAGATCGTCGACGCGGTGCGTGCACTGCTGTCCAAGCAATTGGCCGACGGTGCGACGGCTGAACAACTCGTGGAAGCGGTCACGGTCGAAGGGATCTCGGAGAACCTCTACACCTCAGGCCAACCCGACCCCGATCTCGTCATCCGCACCTCGGGTGAGCAACGCCTGTCCGGATTCCTGTTGTGGCAGAGCGCATATTCGGAGATGTGGTTCACCGAGGCGCACTGGCCCGCGTTCCGCCGCGTCGACTTCCTGCGCGCCCTGCGCGATTACACCGCCAGGCATCGTCGCTTCGGAAAGTGA